CGTTCGGCTTCAGGATAGCGGTGTACAACATCGCAAAATTCGATATCGCCAGGGTTTGGGCTGAGGATCTGTTTGCCTTCGTTGCTTTCTTCGGGTTGATCCAAAAAGGTGAAGACACTTTCTGCCGCCGCCAAACCACGTTGTAGGGATTGCATCACGCCGGTCATGCGTTTGATTGGGTCAAACATCATGATCATGCTGGACAAAAACGACATAAAATCTCCTGCGCTAAAGCCGGAAAGCCCTGCTTGACGAGCCGCTGCGTAAATAATCGCGGCCAAAGCAACCGAAGCCATCAATTGCGTAATGCCAGTACCGGCAGAGCTGGCGGAAACCTGTTTGATCAGGTTGCGGCGCACATCGTCGGCAATACGGTTGAAGCGGCGGTTTTCATAATCCTGACCGCCGTAGATTTTTACAACGCGTTCACCATTAATGCTTTCGCCCAAAACCTGCATCAGCTGGCCAAGATAAATTTGGTTGTTGGCAGACAATTTGCGCAAGCGTTTGCTGACCGTTTGGATACATACGGCGACGACCGGCAAAATAATAAAAGTAATCAGGGTCAAACGCCAGTTTAGATAAGTCAACAAGCCTAACAGACCGACCACGCTCACGCCGTCTTTGGCGATCACGGTAATGACGTTAAATCCTGCATCGGTAATTTGGTTGACGTCGTTTAAAATGCGCGACATCAGACGGCCGCCGGTATTGCTGCTGAAGTACGAAGTCGGCAGGTGCATCATTTTGTTGAACATTTCACCGCGTAAACGCTGCACCAAGTGGCTGGACAGATAAGTCGTGCAATATTCGTTAATGAAGTTGAACAGGCCGCGAACGAAAAATAGCGCCACAATTGCCAGCGGCAACCATGACATGCTTTTCATGTTTTTATCGACAAAACCTTCATTAATCAAAGGCTTGAGCAAGTAACCGAAAGCCGGCATCGTACCGGCGACAATCAGCATGGCCACTACGGAGATGATAAACATCTTCCAATAGCTTTTTAAATATCCAAGCAAACGCTTGTACAGCTCCCAGTTGGATGTGGCTTGTGTTGTCTGCATATCAATCCAGATTTAGAGCAAACATGCAATTCTAAACGAAAATATCTGTCATTACAATGTTTGCAATTGAAAGTCGAAAGGAGTTGGTATTGTTTTAACGCCTTGATTTTATAATGGGAACGACTGTGATGAGGTAGAATTGGCAATAACGCTGCTCACTTCTCAAACACCAGTTGCGGCCGTCTGAAAAAGTTTCAGACGGCCTCTTCAGTCGTCAAAGACAGTCGATTAAGCCAAAGCTTCCTTAATGAAGTCTTTTACTGTCGTTGCATTATTAGGGACAACACGGACACGTTGCGGCAGGTTTTCCAAGCCTTCCAATGCGGCCGGACGGGGGATGGCAACTTCGCCGACCGCTTCGTGGATGGTGGCTTCAAATTTGGCAGCCAACGCGGTTTCAAGGCAGACAATGGTTTCGCCGGCTTCGCGTACTTCACGCGCTACTTTGATGCCATCAGCAGTATGCGGATCAATCAATTCACGGTCTTGTTCGTAAACCTGTTTGATGGTGGCAAGGCGGTTGGCATGAGTCGATTTGCCGGAAACAAAGCCATATTGTTGATGTACTTTGTTTAACATAAATTCCAAATTGAAACCTTTGCCGGAGCCTACTTCAGCCCATAAGGTTTTGATTTCGTCTGCATCGCGGTCCATCAGATCGAACACAAAACGCTCGAAGTTGGAGGCTTTGGAAATATCCATAGACGGGCTGGAAGTGACATGGGTATGTTCGCTGCTGCGTGGGCGGTATGCACCGGTTTTGAAAAATTCGTCCAATACGTCGTTTTCATTGGTGGCAACAATCAAGCGGTGGATAGGCAGACCCATTTGGCGGGCGATATGACCGGCGCAGACATTGCCGAAGTTGCCGCTTGGCACGCAGAAGCTGACTTTTTCGTCATTGCTTGAAGTGGCATTGAAATAACCGGCAAAGTAATACACGACTTGGGCAACGATGCGTCCCCAGTTGATGGAGTTGACTGTGCCGATATGGTATTTGGCTTTGAATTCGGCATCGTTTTGTACGGCTTTGACGATGTCTTGGCAGTCGTCAAACATACCTTCAACAGCGATGTTGTGGATGTTGGCATCTTGCAGGCTGAACATTTGCGCACGTTGGAATGCGCTCATTTTACCTTCCGGTGATAGCATGAAGACATTGACGCCTTTTTTACCGCGCAGGGCATATTCGGCTGCAGAACCAGTGTCGCCGCTGGTGGCGCCCAAGATATTGAGCTCTTTGCCTTCTTTATTCAATACATATTCAAACGCATTGCCCAAGAATTGCATGGCCATGTCTTTGAATGCCAAAGTCGGGCCATTGGACAGGGCTTGGATTTTAATGCCGTCTGAAAGTGTGCGCACCGGAGTAATGGCTTTGGTGCCGAATACTTTTTCGGTGTAGGTGCGGTTGATGATGTCGCGTAAATCATCAGCAGGGATGTCGGTGGCAAACAGGCTCATGACTTCAAACGCCAGCTCAGGATAGCTGAGTGTGCGCCATTGGTCTAAGGTAGCACGGTCGATTTGAGGGTATTGCTCAGGCAGCATCAAACCGCCGTCAGGAGCCAAACCCATCAATAAAACTTCGCTGAATTGCTTGCGTGCGGTTGCACCGCGGGTGCTGATGTATTTCATGGTTTCTTCTCTATGTATTTAAAATTCAAATAGAAAGTAAAAACGAATTCAGACGGCCTCGATATTAAAAAAGGCCGTCTGAATGATTATTTGTAGAGTCGTTTGAAGCAGGCGGTAACCGTTTTCGCGGTAACGGAAGCAATGGCCTGCTCGCGGGTTGCCGGGCTCAATACTTGCATCATTTCGGTTGCAGTCAATTGATTTGGCGCTTCTTCGCTGGCGCAGCCGCAGATTTTATTTTCCCATTCGGCTTGTTTTTCCGCGCTCATAGCTAAAGCAATGACGCGCCATTCGTTACGTTTGTTCAATTCGGTACGGCATTGGCTGTCTACCGCCATTTTTACTACGCTGCTGCCGATACCCGTACCACTGCCCAAACCGCCGAAAGAGTCGCCGCCGGTAGCGCATGCACCCAATAAGAAAGCTGATGTAACAGCTGCCAAAAGAGTTTTTGAAGTCATGATGTTTCCTGTAAGCAAGGCCGTCTGAAACGCCCGAAGAGTTCTCAAAATAGCATGTATTATACCGTAATGCGGCCCGATATGTGAGTTTGCGAAACTGCCGTATAATGCTAGCGAGTTTTCTTTTCAATCAGCCAGCACGAAAGCCGCTATGTCCGATCTTTTCGCCCGCCAACCCGAAGCCCCTTTAGCCGAACGCCTGCGCCCGCATTCCCTAGACGATGTCATCGGGCAGCTGCACTTAATCGGTGAAGGTAAACCTTTGCGCGTGGCTGTAGAGGGAGGAAAGCCGCATTCTATGTTGCTGTGGGGGCCGCCGGGCGTGGGCAAGACGACGTTGGCGCGGATTTTGGCGCAGAGTTTTAATGCCCAGTTTCTGCCTGTTTCCGCCGTATTTTCCGGCGTGAAGGACATACGCGAGGCAATCGACAAGGCAGAAATTGCTTTGCAGCAGGGACGCGCGACGATTTTGTTTGTTGACGAGGTACACCGCTTCAACAAAGCGCAGCAGGACGCATTCTTGCCTTATGTCGAAAGCGGTTTGCTGACCTTTATCGGCGCGACGACGGAAAACCCGTCATTTGAAGTCAATCCGGCATTGCTCAGCAGGGCGCAGGTGTATGTTTTGCAATCTTTGTCTTCAGACGACCTGAAAAAGCTGATTGCCAAAGTATTGGCGTTGCCTGAATACCAAGAGTTTACGATTGAAGCGGATGCGCAGGAGCTACTTGTCAATACCGCTGACGGCGATGCGCGCAGATTGCTGAATCTGTTGGAACAACTTTTACGCGCCGCCGACACACGTCGTCTGAAAACCTTAACCGCCGAATTTCTTGCCGATAGTTTGGGTGCGCAAATCCGCCGTTTTGATAAGGGTGGCGAGAGTTTCTACAACCAAATCTCCGCGTTGCACAAATCCGTGCGCGGTTCGCATCCCAATGCGGCATTGTATTGGTTCTGCCGTATGCTCGACGGTGGCACCGATCCGCGCTATCTCTCCCGCCGCATTGTCCGCATGGCATGGGAAGACATCGGACTTGCTGATCCGCGTGCCTTAACGATTGCCAATGACGCCGCCGCTACCTATGAGCGCTTAGGCTCGCCCGAAGGTGAACTTGCGCTGGCACAAGCCGTGCTGTACCTTGCCGCCGCTGCCAAATCCAATGCAGGCTATAAGGCATACAACCAAATGCGCCGTTTCGTCAAAGAAAATGCCAGCGACGAAGTGCCCGTCCACCTACGCAATGCGCCGACTAAGTTGATGAAAGAGTTGGGCTACGGACGTGAATACCGCTATGCACACGACGAGCTGAATGCCTACGCCGCTGGCGAAAGCTATATGCCCGACGGCTTGGACGAACCCGATTTCTACCAACCCGTTCCGCGCGGGCTGGAAATCAAAATTGGCGAAAAGCTGAAATGGTTGAAATCCTTGGATGAAGAAGCGTTGGATGATTAAAACAATAAATGTACATAATACAAATCTAAGATCAAATTGAATTTTTCAGACGGCCTTTGCTGTTTGAATATTGTTAACCGATACCATACACACACATTTTTATGAATATTTTTGAAGCCTTACTATTATTGTGCCTGCTGATTGTCATTAGCGCGTTTGTGTCCTGTTCCGAACTCGCGCTTGCTTCGGCACGCAAAATCAAATTGCAGGTCATGGCGAAAGACGGCGGCGATACGCGCGCGCTTGATGTAATCAATATGCAGCAGCAGCCGGGCAGTTTTATTACCGTTGTCCAAATTGGTTTGAACGCCGTCGCCATTCTTGCCGGTATCGTCGGCGAGGCGGCAATACGTCCGTATTTTGGCAAACTTTTGGAGAACGCAGGCAGTTGGGGCAGCACAGTTGCCTCTTTGCTGACTTTCTCGCTGGTTACAGGCAGCTTTATTTTAATTGCCGACCTGATGCCTAAGCGCATGGCAATGACCCATCCCGAAGCGGTGGCGGTACGTATTGTCCGTCCGATGATGTTTTTGATTTTTATCTTAAAACCCCTTGTCTGGGTTTTTGACGGATTGGCAAATGCAATATTCAAACTCTTCAAAATCTCAACCGTCCGTCAGGAGCAGCTGACCTCGGAAGATATTTATGCCGTTGTTGATGCCGGTGCGCAGGCTGGTGTATTGAAAGAACAAGAACACTATCTGATTGAAAACATTTTCGATATGCAGGAGCGTACGGTTACTTCCACCATGAGCACGCGCGAATATATCGCCTATTTCGATAAACACGACGACAGCGATACCGTGTTGGAAATGATGTCCGACAAACCGCATAATAAATTCCTCGTATGCGACGGCGACTTGGAACGCGTTATCGGCTATATCGAATCACATACGCTGCTGACCTTGTTTTTAAAAGAAAAAGACGTCCGCCTGACCGACAAGCGCGTGTTGCGTAAAGCCTTGTTCATCCCAGACACACTGTCGCTTTATGATGTATTGGAGAGCTTCAAGACTTCTGGCGAAGACTTTGCCGTAGTGGTAAACGAATACGCACTCGTGGTCGGCGTAGTAACGCTGAAAGACGTGATGAGCATTGTGATGGGCGAGCTGGTTAATACCGAAGAAGAGCCGCAAATCATCCGCCGTACCGAAGACACATGGTTGGTAGATGGCGCCACGCCGCTTACCGATGTTATGCGCGCACTGGATATTGAAGAGTTTCCTAATTCGGAAAACTACGAAACCATCGCCGGCTTTATGATGTATTCCCTGCGCAAAATCCCGAAGCGTACGGATTTTCTGGTGTATGCCGGTTATAAATTTGAAATCATCGATACCGAAAATTTGAAAATCGACCAACTTTTGGTTTCCAAACAAGGAAATATGGTGGGGAAAATGTAACAAGTAGCTGGGAACACTTGAAAAGAAAATTAAAAAATAAATAAAAAGGAAAAAATATTATGACGACAACCGAACCTCAAAATACGCCCGCAGCCTGCACGCGCCCATCAGCCTCGGTACCACCTCTGACGACCGCTTTATGCCGCGCGGCTTTCTTTCATATTTTGCCTCGTTGCCGAAATTGGTTTTAACCGAAAAATTAGATGGGCAAAACAACTGCTTTGCCGCGCACGGCCTCTATGCCCGTAGTCATGCTGCGCCTACACAGCATCCGTGGGATAAACCTTTGCTGCAACGATGGCAGCAAATCAAAGATGATTTAGGCGACCTTGAACTTTTTGGCGAGAATATGTATGGCATTCATTCGATTGCCTATTCGCAACTGGAAAGCTATTTTTACCTGTTTGCAGTCCGCCGTAGCGGACATTGGCTTTCATGGGAAGAGGTTAAATTTTATGCGCAGCTGTTTGATTTTCCGACTGTGCCAGAAATCCCCGTTGTCCAGCCGCTTGCAGATTTCACTCAAAAATACGCCAATGAAGATATTGCTTTAGCGCAATGGCTTGCCGCCAATTTGGGAGAGCCGTGGACGGACAGCGTACAAACTGCCGGTAAGCTTGGCGGCTACGATCCGAATACAGGAGCAGCGTGCAGTGAAGGTTTCGTTATCCGTAACGCCACTGATTTTGCCACCAACAACGGCAACCTGCCTGTTCAATCCAATGAATTCGACAATCTTTTCAAATTGGTACGAGCCAAACACGTTAAAACCGACGTCCATTGGACGAAAACTTGGAAGCCTGCCCGTCTTATCGATTACGACAAATACCATTGGCAAAGCTGGCAGTTTCAGACGGCCTGAAGTCCAATTATCCAATAATAAGAAAGACAATTATGTGGACATTCCCATATTACATACCCGGCCAACTTCCTGATTGGCAAGCCTTAGAACGTCGTTTCAGTTGGTTTGCCGATATGAAGGACGTTCCGCAAGACCCTGAGTGGCATGCCGAAGGCGATGTATTTACGCATACCAAAATGGTGTGCGAAGCCCTTTTACAACTGCCCGAGTTTCAAGCGCTTGATGAACAGGAGCAGCATATTCTGTTTGCTGCCGCCATGCTGCATGATGTGGAAAAACGCAGTACGACCAAGCGTGAAATTGAAAATGGCAAAGAGCGGATTGTCTCGCCGCATCACGCAAAAAAAGGCGAACATACCGTCCGTACTTTGCTGTATACCGAACTTGCCGCTCCGTTTGCCGTAAGAGAAGCAATCGCCAAACTCGTGCGCTTGCACGGATTGCCCTTATGGGCGATTAACAAGCCTAATCCTGAGCGAGCCGTCATAGCGGCCAGTTTGCAGGTCAACACTGCGCATCTTGCCATGCTTGCTAAAGCCGATGTTTTAGGCCGTATATGTTGCGACCAACAGGATATTTTGCTGCGCATTGATTTGTTTCGTGAACTCTGTGAAGAAAATGCTTGTTGGGGTAAGGCACGTACTTTCACCAGCGACTACGGACGCTATCTCTATCTTAACGGCCGTAGCGAAATGCCGGATTATCAGCCATTTGATGATCGGACCTTTGATGTGTACGCCATGTGCGCCATAGCAGGTAGCGGCAAAGACAGTTACATCAGGCAACATCTTGCCCATCTGCCCATGCTGTCGTTGGATGAGATTCGCCGTGAGCGCAAACTTGATCCCGCAGATTCCAAACATACCGCCGAAGCAGTGCGTTTGGGTAAAGAGCAGGCAAAAGAATACCTGCGTGCCCGTACGTCGTTTGTCTTTAATGCGACCAATCTTAACCGCGACCTGCGCAGCAAATGGCTGCCGATGTTTGCCGATTACGGCGCCCGCGTGCATCTCATTTATTTGG
Above is a genomic segment from Neisseria subflava containing:
- the msbA gene encoding lipid A export permease/ATP-binding protein MsbA; translated protein: MQTTQATSNWELYKRLLGYLKSYWKMFIISVVAMLIVAGTMPAFGYLLKPLINEGFVDKNMKSMSWLPLAIVALFFVRGLFNFINEYCTTYLSSHLVQRLRGEMFNKMMHLPTSYFSSNTGGRLMSRILNDVNQITDAGFNVITVIAKDGVSVVGLLGLLTYLNWRLTLITFIILPVVAVCIQTVSKRLRKLSANNQIYLGQLMQVLGESINGERVVKIYGGQDYENRRFNRIADDVRRNLIKQVSASSAGTGITQLMASVALAAIIYAAARQAGLSGFSAGDFMSFLSSMIMMFDPIKRMTGVMQSLQRGLAAAESVFTFLDQPEESNEGKQILSPNPGDIEFCDVVHRYPEAERNSLNHINLLVPQGKVTALVGASGCGKTTLANMLPRFLNPDAGKVLISGVNINEYTLESLRSRMAFVSQNVVLFNGTIAENIAYAQADKFSEEEIINAAKAANAWEFIQKMPQGLYTEVGENGLKLSGGQRQRLAIARALLKNAPILILDEATSALDNESERLVQTALENLMQNRTTLVIAHRLSTIEKADNIVVMHEGNVVEQGTHHELISAGGRYSDLHSLSEKSAKPASK
- the thrC gene encoding threonine synthase, giving the protein MKYISTRGATARKQFSEVLLMGLAPDGGLMLPEQYPQIDRATLDQWRTLSYPELAFEVMSLFATDIPADDLRDIINRTYTEKVFGTKAITPVRTLSDGIKIQALSNGPTLAFKDMAMQFLGNAFEYVLNKEGKELNILGATSGDTGSAAEYALRGKKGVNVFMLSPEGKMSAFQRAQMFSLQDANIHNIAVEGMFDDCQDIVKAVQNDAEFKAKYHIGTVNSINWGRIVAQVVYYFAGYFNATSSNDEKVSFCVPSGNFGNVCAGHIARQMGLPIHRLIVATNENDVLDEFFKTGAYRPRSSEHTHVTSSPSMDISKASNFERFVFDLMDRDADEIKTLWAEVGSGKGFNLEFMLNKVHQQYGFVSGKSTHANRLATIKQVYEQDRELIDPHTADGIKVAREVREAGETIVCLETALAAKFEATIHEAVGEVAIPRPAALEGLENLPQRVRVVPNNATTVKDFIKEALA
- a CDS encoding replication-associated recombination protein A; this encodes MSDLFARQPEAPLAERLRPHSLDDVIGQLHLIGEGKPLRVAVEGGKPHSMLLWGPPGVGKTTLARILAQSFNAQFLPVSAVFSGVKDIREAIDKAEIALQQGRATILFVDEVHRFNKAQQDAFLPYVESGLLTFIGATTENPSFEVNPALLSRAQVYVLQSLSSDDLKKLIAKVLALPEYQEFTIEADAQELLVNTADGDARRLLNLLEQLLRAADTRRLKTLTAEFLADSLGAQIRRFDKGGESFYNQISALHKSVRGSHPNAALYWFCRMLDGGTDPRYLSRRIVRMAWEDIGLADPRALTIANDAAATYERLGSPEGELALAQAVLYLAAAAKSNAGYKAYNQMRRFVKENASDEVPVHLRNAPTKLMKELGYGREYRYAHDELNAYAAGESYMPDGLDEPDFYQPVPRGLEIKIGEKLKWLKSLDEEALDD
- a CDS encoding hemolysin family protein, giving the protein MNIFEALLLLCLLIVISAFVSCSELALASARKIKLQVMAKDGGDTRALDVINMQQQPGSFITVVQIGLNAVAILAGIVGEAAIRPYFGKLLENAGSWGSTVASLLTFSLVTGSFILIADLMPKRMAMTHPEAVAVRIVRPMMFLIFILKPLVWVFDGLANAIFKLFKISTVRQEQLTSEDIYAVVDAGAQAGVLKEQEHYLIENIFDMQERTVTSTMSTREYIAYFDKHDDSDTVLEMMSDKPHNKFLVCDGDLERVIGYIESHTLLTLFLKEKDVRLTDKRVLRKALFIPDTLSLYDVLESFKTSGEDFAVVVNEYALVVGVVTLKDVMSIVMGELVNTEEEPQIIRRTEDTWLVDGATPLTDVMRALDIEEFPNSENYETIAGFMMYSLRKIPKRTDFLVYAGYKFEIIDTENLKIDQLLVSKQGNMVGKM
- a CDS encoding RNA ligase family protein — its product is MPRGFLSYFASLPKLVLTEKLDGQNNCFAAHGLYARSHAAPTQHPWDKPLLQRWQQIKDDLGDLELFGENMYGIHSIAYSQLESYFYLFAVRRSGHWLSWEEVKFYAQLFDFPTVPEIPVVQPLADFTQKYANEDIALAQWLAANLGEPWTDSVQTAGKLGGYDPNTGAACSEGFVIRNATDFATNNGNLPVQSNEFDNLFKLVRAKHVKTDVHWTKTWKPARLIDYDKYHWQSWQFQTA
- a CDS encoding AAA family ATPase, producing MWTFPYYIPGQLPDWQALERRFSWFADMKDVPQDPEWHAEGDVFTHTKMVCEALLQLPEFQALDEQEQHILFAAAMLHDVEKRSTTKREIENGKERIVSPHHAKKGEHTVRTLLYTELAAPFAVREAIAKLVRLHGLPLWAINKPNPERAVIAASLQVNTAHLAMLAKADVLGRICCDQQDILLRIDLFRELCEENACWGKARTFTSDYGRYLYLNGRSEMPDYQPFDDRTFDVYAMCAIAGSGKDSYIRQHLAHLPMLSLDEIRRERKLDPADSKHTAEAVRLGKEQAKEYLRARTSFVFNATNLNRDLRSKWLPMFADYGARVHLIYLEVPYTQLLSQNRNREYSVPNDVLHRMIEKLEIPDYSEAHTVDFVVSS